The Myripristis murdjan chromosome 4, fMyrMur1.1, whole genome shotgun sequence region CCACAGAGggtttacatttgttttgtcaATTAAGAGTTTTttcatcaacttgtttcaaatatatcctttaaatgttttacatatgtgttttcattaattaaCACTAGATCTGAATGTGACATGCTACCTATTTTCCATTTATAATACTTATGTATATTTATCTGTGTAATCTcttgtgttgttgttaattGTGTATTTACTCATCATGATACTCTGAGTCATGTGATTGCCTCCTGTTGGTTACTGCAACTATATACTGAAGGTGAAGCTGTACCCATATTGTCCGTTTTGAAAGCCCTGATGGAGACTTTCAGTGGTCGAAACATGATTGCTTTTCAAAGATTTAGCCACTAAAATAAAGGCTTTAATGTTTCCTTCCTCGTTGTCACATTTCATGATAATTGGAGTAGCTGCATCTCCCTCTTAAGTGCTCTGTTTTTCCCATTTCCAAGAGTACTCAACACCTCCTTGATCTTTTTGATTTTATAGAGCAGCCagtcatctttttctttttgtcaaattGGTTGATTATTTGATAAAAGCCTATGTATGTCAGGCAGCTTTGATTTTCTTACATCATGGACCGGTCCAGGCTCTTAGATTTAGTTTCAATACATGATCACAAGTCCTGAGTCACGCATCGTGTATTTTCTTGCCATATGTTGCTTCTGGCAGCCAAAGAACCATTCATTATaattgatataaatatatatcagtCGGACTATCTTTGGCTGCTTGTCGTTTGCTCTGCAGCAGTAGTGAGATTTCTCATGTTTTCCTGGAGTCATGGTCAGCACACAGGTGGTTGATCAATTGTTTCTAAAATCTGGAGAGTataaaatgtctgtgtttggcACATACTGCACATAGAAATAATTTAGACATGTCTTATTCAGATCCATGGCTACCAGTGTGTCGTGAATACACTCATgtttggcatgtgtgtgttggtagcTTCACCCATGTCTGCAGGCAAATGGAGATGTAAAACTCAgcaaaaagtcataaaaatgcCACACATCAtgaaattcatcttttttttttattttgaacaaactGTGAAttcacaacaaataaataaaaatgggcCCTCTGGACTATTCCCTTTAAAGTGCATCAGTAATAACCTGCCAAACGCTACATACTGTGTCTGCTGCCCCGCTAGGAGCCTCCCCCTCAATTCATCACTCTGTCACGCACAATGATGGTTTTGGATGCTGTACAAGGAATGCACCACAGAAATTGACAGATGAGAGACTAAACACGCATACTGCTGCACAGAGCCTTGGCTCAAGTGGCTGGTAAGTCAGACAACACAAGCATTTAGTTCTGCCATGTAGCGGCAGtctaaacaaaacactgaaacttaAGGCAACAGGCAAAAAAGTAAGTCGTGtccttcagagctgctgttgccAGGAGGTTTTATTATAGTTTCTCAGTTTATCTGCAATGCGTCTGAGCTTCATTTGACCTCAGACAGCTGCCTCTTGTCCTCAGGTGTCTGTCCACTCTCAAGATGATGAGCTCCTCAccactgctgctcctctgtcagtTTTTCAGTCAGGACAGATGGAAACCCACCGACAGATTACTTCTGTCAAGGTTCATCTGCCCCAATCATACACCTGCCTCCTCCAGCAACAGTGGCAGGAGATTTCAACGGAGAAGCATGAATCTCCactgttctcttttctttacCTCCTCCAATGCTTTCCTTTGTTCTGCGGCCACTCTGGACCACTTTCTCGTCAGCTGTCCTGCTCACACGGAGGTGACAGTCCTGACCTTGGCTGAAAGGGCTTGCTTGAATCGCCTCTTCAGGTCTTGCATGTTGGGAGATTTCGGCCTGGGGATGAGGGGCGAGCGCCTCTTCTCTGAGGCGGTGCTGGCAGGGCTGTGTGAGGCGATAGAGGCGGGTGGCGGCTGCTTGGCGAGCTGGCAGCACAGCCGGTGGAACGCCCCATGTACCTGGTTGTAGTCCTCGCTGGCGGACACCTCATAGAACGAGCAGCCCAGTGTTCCTGCCAGCAAGGGGCCCTGCTGGGAGTCCACCCGCCTCAGGTGCAGCAGGTCCGCCTTGTTGGCCAGCAGAATGACAGGGGGCATGTTGGCACCGCCGGTACGAACAACCAGCTGGTGCAGCTGGTCGATCAGGTCGAAGCTGCGGCGGTCTGTCACAGAGTAGACCAGCACCACGGCATCAGCCCACTGGATGGAGCAGGTTATGTGGTCAGGGAAGCTGATGCCATTATCAGTCACCTtggatagagaaagagacagagtgattAAAACACACTCTAGCGCACTTAACACCTACAAACCTGTTGTACTATAAAACACAGTCAGTGAGGCGAATTCAACCAGATTTAACATCTTCTAACATTATGCAATTGGTCCTTTGTAATGAATGGAATGCTCTCTGAGGCAGACAAGAGCTATAGGGTtactcctctgctgctgagtaAGTGAGGACAGAGAGGTGTGGGTGATTGAGGAGTCTGGACTGAGGTATCATTTACTCTGGCCTCAGACATCCATTAGTCTAAATAGGGAATTAGACAGCCAGACTGAAGGACTCtactacagagaaaaaaatctctatcttTGGCCCTGTGCCAAACCTAAAAGAGCTTGGATGAGCTTGACAAATCTGGTCTCTGGCTGCTGTATGTTCAATGGGAGGGCTGTGGCTTTTGTACTGGCGCACACCTAACCCCTGTATAAGAGCAGCTTTCTATGAATTTAACCAGATTCTGTACAAGTTTGAGAGAAGAGAGCTTACCTCTGCGCCAGGGGTGTCTTGGACCTGGATGGTCACTTGCTCTCCATCCACTTGGATTTCTCTTGAATACAGATTACCTGAGGACAGGGCaaagaaaagtatttttttaacacCAAATGATTGACtgtcttaaagaaaaaaagacatacacTTGATCCTCGGTGGTTATGCTGATCTGTAACTTACCAGCGTTTCTCTCGTAGTCCCCGATGAAACGCCTCGTTAGGAATCTCACCACCAGCgctgaaataaagaaaagcGGTGACTATTAGAACAAATATATCATGTTAAGACCCAGATGCGCCACTCGCATTCAAAGTGCGACTGGTATGCTCTGTACAAGACGTGaagattgttgttgtttctcaTCTCACCTGTTTTCCCAACTCCGCTGCCTCCAATCACAGCTATTTTAATAACCCGGTTGGGCTGCGGGAACTCGGGTGTCGGGTACTCCGCGATGGTTGACATGTTCTGGATCAGACGCATTTTGCCCGATGCACAATTTCCGTCGAAAGCAGCGAAAGGGAAAATATCTATCCTCTTATGGCCCTTGTGCAAAGTCTAAAAGTCTCGTTCAAATCTAGCAAAgtccacgaaaaaaaaaaaaccttgggcGAAGCGAAGTTATTCCTGCATCCAGTTCAGTGGAAGTGGGAGGCTGGCACGCACAAGGAGCGCACTGGAGGCGTCTGACTGCGTGAATGCTGCCCAGGAGGAGCGCACACGGGTTTATATGGCGCTGCAGCCTCGGtcacatctgattggctgctgctgagTCTCCCTCGGTTCTTTGCCCCACTACACGTGGACACGCAGGCTCACACAAGGAAGAAATCCTCCTGCAACAGGTGGGTCCTCCGGCTGCACGATCTGACAAAACAGCCTTTCTTttagatggagagggagaaggggaaaaaaatgtaattcctGCTTTACAGCGGATTGACGCTTATGATAAGAATAAAAATTCTTGAAGGCCATAACAGAAATGTCACAGCAAAATGTTATTCTTGTCTGTATTATATGGATACCATAAGAGATGCTATGAAGAAAATAAGTCATCATATAAAGCCATTGAATCCCATAGACCCAGAACAAATCAATACTGCAATATTGTTGGAATATTGAAGTGATTTTTCTGTTGGGTagtacaagtgcaaacaatcATCACCCACATTTCCCCTTAAATAAATCCCCAATAGCCTCTCTACccatcaaaaattcagtttttctctgaACTTTTTGATGTGCACTGAGCTGAAAATGTGGTTATCTATTGCACGTTTGCTTTTGTACTTGTGCATGTGCCTGAGTTGTTTTGTGTGGATGGGATGCAGCCAGACCCTGCGCATGTAAAGTCCAGGCCCATAGTGTTTGGTTACAGCCGGGAGCTGCTCAGACATGTCCCCATGGTCGTGAATGTTCCACACAGGGGGTTAATGCTTGCTGATGTTGAACAAATgcgacccccccaccccctaacacacacacatacacatacacacaccaccagacCTCATGCAAGCACACACGCCTCAGATGCAAGAGCTCCCGTCCTCCAATCCCATAATTATTTTCCAACCACCTTGTTCTAAACAGACCCCATCTGACCCTTTATAATTAAGTGACAAAACATTGCAGCCGTCAGTGATATTCAAAAGGGACCGTAGCAATAAAACAGCTCCCCATTATAAATAAGAGAGGACAGATCTGTCATAAGCAcgtgtggatgtgtgttgtTTCAACATGGTGCCAGCCCCTCTGTGTTTAGAAGAGGGGGCCTGCAGAAGATCAGAACATTTGTTGATACTCTGCTTGCCAAGAGGGCTGAGCAACCACTCTTCAATATCCCACCTCTTGGATTTAACCTGTATCATCTCTTTGTCCCACTTTATTTTGCTTTCCCTttcccacccccccccccccacaggCCTCCCCTCCCATCTTTCATCTGCACTCATGTGTGTGCCTCCTGAGGTATTTTGGCAGCCAGTCCTTCTGTGATTATGGTCTGGTATGTATTTTTGATAAGAGCACCGATGACAGGCAGCTgctctgaaatatgaaattaatgcCTAGGATTCGTGAGTAGACTTTGCTGCTAGGTGCATGTGCACCaacccaccaacacacacacacacacacacagtcacagcctTCTCACCACATCACTTCACAGCCAGGCAGACACTCCTCCCCAGCAGCATGATGTATCCTGGATTGGATGAGGGATTTACATGCCTGGTTCCTTGGTAATTGGGGGTAAAGAGACATGACTGACTCATTCTGATTTGTTTTGAGTACAAAACAGGACACACATATTTCAGGTCTCTTCTTTTTCCGGTTAATGAGAAAAGTGTCCAGGTTCTGTAATCTAAGCCTGAGCTACATTTGTAATAACTCATCCCTGCGCTGGCAACCAGGTGAGTTGGCTGATGGTGACAGGAAAGCTAATGAGGCGAGAATGTGTGTGGCGGTGTATATATGAGGTGTTGTGTTAGCGCCAGTAGCCTGTTAGTCTAATGAAGGGCTAACTGTTCACTCATTAGCCACATAATAGACCCTGATGTCTCCAGTGCAGTGAGTCATTCACACTGGAGGATAAACCGTCAGATCGTccacaaatgaaatgtaaactAATTACAATAAAAGAGTCCCATGAATGGTCCTTCAAGCTGAGATACAACGTACATGTGGtgatagaagaaaaaaattattttaagtcCTCCGAGggcaagtgcaatatccaagcTCTGCTGACGTCCCTGTTATGAAAGAGCTCTGTCAACCTCTGTCTCTGAGGTTGTTCACTGAGCCAGTGTGGCCTTCACTTTCCCTGAGGGAGGACTGCAGGCAAATTAAAATACCTCTGAGGGAAGGCAGACAATTATAGCTGAGGAATCAACATAGTGGGCTGAGAACAAGGCAGAAGAAGGGCTGAGTTGGGGATCGGAGTATCACTCACACAGGGGTGACAATAGGTGGTTAGAGAGGGTGAAACGGGGGATAATCTTTAGTTGAGGTGTGGACAGTGGTGAGGGAGGATTCTGGGTATTCACAGAGGACAGGGGAATGTCAACTTAATTGGGGGCTGGCGAAGGGGACAAGGGGCATGACGATTTTAAGGGGGATTCTCAGAGGGATGTCCTTGTTGACACAGAAGTGAAGACTGATTTCCCGAGGTGAGC contains the following coding sequences:
- the rasl11b gene encoding ras-like protein family member 11B encodes the protein MRLIQNMSTIAEYPTPEFPQPNRVIKIAVIGGSGVGKTALVVRFLTRRFIGDYERNAGNLYSREIQVDGEQVTIQVQDTPGAEVTDNGISFPDHITCSIQWADAVVLVYSVTDRRSFDLIDQLHQLVVRTGGANMPPVILLANKADLLHLRRVDSQQGPLLAGTLGCSFYEVSASEDYNQVHGAFHRLCCQLAKQPPPASIASHSPASTASEKRRSPLIPRPKSPNMQDLKRRFKQALSAKVRTVTSV